The following are from one region of the Biomphalaria glabrata chromosome 4, xgBioGlab47.1, whole genome shotgun sequence genome:
- the LOC106063076 gene encoding zinc finger MYND domain-containing protein 10-like: MTETENQGAHILLSVEAEAYVEHLQHFDIKDIGSIRWHQQHEYLEKLNMQAVINAAAKEEEFVKEYFISYGKIQLLIEDLLTTEVWKQKIFPELIEMEFEPRTTFPIYIVLYHEATVINLLETMMFYKETCEAAEEFTLDLVDYAYRKLCFLAAKGQAKEDVEEFLPNSSDLTKCLSNMEELEKQDRQLQFEISIKALSLLRYITDNLDCLPLSVMARILNTHDIPNLLVQLVESPPWTKRKSGKIFKFIESKWQEVSFEDSLKLTKTEGQVWLALFHLLMEKPCQDKYELNNYRINVVIKLRSYLTEVLLDQLPILAELQRYLEHLAIMEPPPAKKDLVLEQVPEIRERILNKYEGKWSKVAKMLSKTTFNQSEAETRAQAERWAATYNFDLLQDLISEPPKCAVCGQAASKRCSRCQNEWYCRRECQVGHWKKHKKACDILYDTLQKSK; this comes from the exons GCACCAGCAACATGAGTACTTAGAGAAACTAAACATGCAAGCTGTGATAAATGCAGCTGCAAAAGAAGAAGAATTTGtgaaagaatattttatttcctaTGGCAAG ATTCAACTTTTGATTGAAGACCTGCTGACTACAGAAGtatggaaacaaaaaatattcccTGAATTAATAGAAATGGAATTTGAACCTAGAACAACATTTCCTATTTATATTGTG tTGTACCATGAAGCTACTGTGATTAATCTACTGGAGACAATGATGTTCTATAAAGAAACCTGTGAAGCAGCTGAGGAGTTCACGCTAGACCTTGTTGATTATGCTTAtagaaaactttgttttttgGCTGCTAA AGGTCAAGCTAAAGAAGATGTTGAGGAGTTTCTGCCAAACAGTTCAGATTTGACAAAATGCTTAAGCAATATGGAg gaattagaaaaacaagacagaCAACTGCAATTTGAGATCAGCATTAAAGCCCTTTCCTTACTGAGATACATAACAGATAACTTAGATTG CTTGCCTTTAAGTGTTATGGCTAGAATTCTCAACACACATGATATACCAAATCTGCTTGTACAACTTGTGGAGTCACCTCCATGgactaaaagaaaaagtg gaaaaatattcaaatttattgAAAGCAAATGGCAAGAAGTCAGTTTTGAAGAcagtttaaaactaacaaaaactGAAGGCCAG GTGTGGCTGGCATTGTTTCACTTGTTAATGGAGAAGCCATGTCAAGACAAATATGAACTGAATAACTACAGAATTAATGTAGTTATCAAG TTACGTTCATATTTGACTGAAGTTCTGTTAGACCAGTTACCTATCTTGGCAGAGTTGCAGCGTTATCTAGAGCACTTGGCTATAATGGAACCTCCACCAGCCAAAAAAGATCTTGTCTTAGAGCAG GTGCCAGAGATTAGGGAAAGAATACTGAATAAATATGAGGGCAAGTGGAGCAAAGTGGCCAAAATGTTGTCTAAAACAACTTTCAACCAATCAGAAGCAGAGACCAGAGCACAAGCTGAAAG GTGGGCAGCAACATATAACTTTGACTTACTTCAAGATCTCATCTCTGAGCCACCCAAATGTGCTGTCTGTGGTCAGGCTGCAAGTAAACGTTGTTCACGATGTCAAAATGAATGGTACTGTCGAAG AGAATGCCAAGTTGGACACtggaaaaaacataaaaaagctTGTGATATTCTTTATGacactttacaaaaaagcaaatGA